In uncultured Draconibacterium sp., one genomic interval encodes:
- a CDS encoding tetratricopeptide repeat protein: MRTIQILLSLFIIIGSFQQVGAQETAYFDDVRKDIDIAKELYNKGKYISTYRQFEKIQKRVEPKSELYSEAEYFKAVSALHSGYRSGDKLIRTFVETYPDSPYMNSAQFNLGKNQFEKRQYSLAIRTFAKVDRKDLSENERIELQYQNGFANLEEGNTDVAFREFTAIRNTNNLYSKPATYYCAHILYLREDYDAAIEAFRALNNDPTYSPVIPLYVSHIYYKQKKYNEVVNYTTTIIDDVQEEHQTELAKIVGDSYFHLGQYENAIPYLERYFKTSGTKTREENYILGFCYYHTNKFTEAAELLQKAATGEDEMTQNAYYHLADCFIKLDEKEKAKTAYNAASEFDFNPDIKEDALFSYAKLTYELSYSPFNETIKAFDRYIAEYPNSPKNAEAYEILGEVYMVTKNYKDAIESIEKIQNKTPHILEAYQRVTFYRGLELFNNLMYNEAIENFDLSLANGNYSKEIKARALYWKSEALYRVGDYNNSIASYNQFARSSSSANDAEVLSADYNMGYAYLKTDNKEAAQQHFRQYVEKMQGKRTPKIADAYNRIGDYYFLNTNYAQAIDNYEHAYNLKMLEADYALLQIAFCQGLQRKQQDKINNLNLLLREFPESDYYDDALYELGRANERLGNNFEAVRQYQEIVENHPNSNYYRNALLQLGLVNYNNGDFNKALRQYKEVAENYKGTPEANSALQGIKNCYVELNNVDAYFAYVRQLGGNVSVSASEQDQLTYSAAERVYMAGNEDADVQLQQYLNQYPNGAYATNAHFYLAEMKYKEGNYGEANSHYSFVANQADNIFTEQALARASELTYNSGDYDTALDLFNRLEEKSTGKWNSLRANTGQMRCQLINQNYQAVIAAAEKVNKSDVANEALKKETDYAIGKSNYELGNLSSAISPLRDVAKDTKLEQGAEAKYLLAEIYYRDNNRAKAEEEIVDFIDKGTPYTYWLGKAFLLLASIYEDGGDQFQAKHTLKSLAENYNDDNDGIKAEAQQRLDVILAKEAQQQQNAVDSSFQMEIKQN, translated from the coding sequence ATGAGAACAATACAAATTTTGTTATCTCTTTTTATCATTATTGGTTCTTTTCAGCAAGTCGGTGCGCAGGAAACAGCTTATTTCGATGATGTGAGAAAGGATATCGACATCGCAAAAGAACTCTACAACAAAGGAAAATACATTTCGACTTACCGGCAATTCGAGAAAATTCAGAAACGTGTTGAGCCCAAATCGGAACTGTATTCTGAAGCTGAATATTTTAAGGCGGTTTCGGCACTTCACTCCGGTTACCGCTCGGGCGACAAACTGATCCGTACTTTTGTTGAAACCTATCCTGATAGTCCGTATATGAATAGTGCGCAATTTAACCTGGGTAAAAACCAGTTTGAAAAACGGCAATATTCGCTGGCCATTCGCACCTTTGCAAAAGTTGACCGTAAGGACCTGTCGGAAAACGAACGCATTGAATTACAATATCAGAATGGATTTGCCAACCTCGAGGAAGGAAACACCGATGTGGCCTTCCGTGAGTTTACGGCCATCCGAAACACCAATAATTTATACAGCAAACCAGCCACCTACTACTGTGCGCACATTTTGTATTTAAGAGAGGATTATGACGCTGCAATTGAAGCTTTTAGGGCGCTAAACAACGATCCGACTTATTCGCCGGTAATTCCGCTGTATGTCAGCCATATTTACTACAAACAAAAGAAATACAACGAGGTAGTAAACTACACCACAACAATTATCGATGATGTTCAGGAAGAGCACCAAACAGAACTAGCGAAAATTGTAGGTGATTCGTATTTTCATTTAGGGCAGTATGAAAATGCCATTCCTTACCTGGAGAGATATTTTAAAACCTCGGGGACAAAAACACGCGAAGAAAATTACATCCTTGGATTTTGTTACTACCACACCAATAAATTCACAGAAGCAGCCGAATTGTTACAAAAAGCAGCTACCGGAGAAGATGAAATGACACAAAACGCCTACTATCATCTGGCCGATTGTTTTATCAAACTCGATGAAAAGGAAAAGGCAAAAACGGCCTACAATGCAGCATCTGAATTTGACTTCAACCCGGATATTAAAGAAGATGCGCTGTTCAGTTATGCCAAACTAACCTACGAGCTTTCGTACTCACCATTCAACGAAACCATAAAAGCTTTCGACCGCTACATTGCAGAATATCCAAACTCGCCAAAAAATGCTGAAGCTTATGAAATTCTGGGCGAAGTTTACATGGTAACCAAAAACTACAAAGACGCTATTGAGTCGATTGAGAAAATACAAAACAAAACGCCTCATATTTTAGAAGCGTATCAGCGTGTAACATTTTACCGCGGGCTGGAGCTTTTCAATAACCTGATGTACAACGAGGCGATCGAGAATTTCGACCTGTCACTGGCCAACGGAAACTACAGCAAAGAGATAAAAGCAAGAGCACTTTACTGGAAATCGGAAGCCCTGTACCGAGTGGGCGATTACAACAATTCTATTGCATCATATAACCAGTTCGCACGAAGTTCGTCATCGGCAAACGACGCTGAAGTTTTGAGTGCCGACTACAACATGGGCTATGCTTATCTGAAAACTGATAATAAGGAAGCGGCGCAACAACATTTCCGCCAGTACGTGGAAAAAATGCAGGGCAAAAGAACACCAAAAATTGCCGACGCCTACAACCGCATTGGCGATTATTATTTCCTGAACACAAACTATGCACAGGCCATCGACAATTACGAACATGCATACAACCTAAAAATGCTGGAAGCCGATTATGCCCTGTTGCAAATTGCATTTTGCCAGGGACTTCAGCGTAAGCAGCAAGACAAGATCAACAACCTGAACCTGTTGTTACGCGAATTTCCGGAGTCGGATTATTACGATGACGCTTTATATGAACTGGGGCGCGCGAACGAACGACTGGGCAATAATTTCGAGGCCGTTCGCCAGTACCAGGAGATTGTTGAGAATCATCCGAACAGCAACTATTACCGAAATGCGCTGTTGCAACTCGGTTTGGTAAATTACAACAATGGCGACTTTAACAAAGCCCTGCGCCAGTACAAAGAGGTGGCCGAAAACTATAAAGGCACACCCGAAGCAAATTCAGCTTTGCAAGGCATAAAAAACTGCTACGTAGAACTTAACAATGTGGATGCTTATTTTGCTTACGTTCGTCAATTGGGAGGCAATGTCAGTGTTAGTGCATCTGAACAGGATCAGTTAACCTACTCGGCTGCAGAACGTGTTTATATGGCAGGCAATGAAGATGCCGATGTTCAGCTGCAACAGTACCTGAATCAATATCCAAATGGCGCTTACGCAACCAATGCGCATTTTTATCTGGCAGAAATGAAATACAAAGAAGGCAACTATGGGGAAGCCAATTCGCACTACTCGTTTGTTGCTAACCAAGCCGATAATATTTTTACCGAACAGGCGCTTGCACGTGCTTCGGAGCTGACCTACAACTCGGGCGACTACGATACTGCGCTTGATCTGTTTAACCGCCTGGAAGAAAAATCAACAGGCAAATGGAATTCGCTTCGTGCAAATACCGGTCAAATGCGCTGCCAGCTTATCAATCAAAATTATCAGGCAGTAATTGCGGCTGCCGAAAAAGTAAATAAATCGGATGTAGCCAACGAGGCACTGAAAAAGGAAACGGATTATGCCATTGGAAAATCGAATTACGAACTGGGCAATTTAAGTTCGGCAATTAGTCCGTTACGCGATGTGGCAAAAGATACCAAACTGGAACAGGGTGCTGAAGCCAAATATCTGCTGGCAGAAATTTATTACCGCGACAATAACAGAGCAAAAGCCGAGGAAGAAATTGTTGACTTCATCGACAAAGGAACACCATACACTTACTGGCTGGGTAAAGCATTTTTGTTGCTGGCCAGCATTTACGAAGATGGTGGCGACCAGTTTCAGGCCAAACATACGTTGAAAAGTCTTGCTGAAAACTACAACGACGACAACGACGGAATAAAAGCCGAAGCACAACAACGTCTTGATGTTATTCTGGCAAAAGAAGCGCAACAGCAGCAAAACGCGGTGGACAGCTCGTTCCAAATGGAAATTAAACAAAACTAA
- the gyrB gene encoding DNA topoisomerase (ATP-hydrolyzing) subunit B encodes MSEIEKNEVQSNGNGNYGADSIQVLEGLEAVRKRPSMYIGDTNEKGLHHLVYEVVDNSIDEALAGYCNNIEVIIHENNSITVKDDGRGIPTERHTKENKSALEVVMTVLHAGGKFDKDSYKVSGGLHGVGVSCVNALSTHLKAEVHRDGKIYVQEYAIGKPQGDVQVIGTTDKTGTQVTFQPDASIFLSTVYKYEILAARLRELAFLNAGIKLRIIDERVTEEDGSFKSEDYFSEEGLKEFVEYLDGTREKLIDDVVHITTEKNGIPVEIALQYNTSFSENIHSYVNNINTIEGGTHLTGFRRGLTRTLKNYADQSGMLQKLKFDISGDDFREGLTGIISVKVQEPQFEGQTKTKLGNSEVSLSVDQATSEALQNYLEENPKAAKQIVSKVILAAQARHAARKAREMVQRKNALSGGGLPGKLSDCSEKDPAQCEVFLVEGDSAGGTAKQGRDRRTQAILPLRGKILNVEKAMQHKIFENEEIKNIFTALGVTIGTDEDSKALNMEKLRYHKIVIMTDADVDGSHIATLIMTFFFRYMNDLIKKGHLYIAAPPLYLIKKGKKEAYAWNEKQRMQLIEEWADGNESGVHTQRYKGLGEMNAEQLWSTTMNPEQRTLQQVTIENAAEADHIFSMLMGDDVPPRRKFIEDHATYANIDA; translated from the coding sequence ATGAGCGAAATTGAAAAAAATGAAGTCCAAAGCAATGGCAACGGAAACTACGGAGCAGATAGTATCCAGGTGCTTGAAGGTTTGGAAGCAGTAAGAAAAAGGCCGTCGATGTACATTGGCGACACCAACGAAAAAGGGTTACACCATTTGGTATACGAAGTGGTTGATAACTCGATCGATGAAGCATTGGCCGGTTACTGTAACAACATTGAAGTTATTATTCATGAAAATAATTCCATCACTGTAAAAGATGATGGGCGCGGTATTCCCACCGAAAGACATACAAAAGAAAATAAATCGGCGCTGGAAGTTGTTATGACTGTTTTACACGCCGGTGGTAAATTCGATAAAGATTCGTACAAAGTTTCAGGAGGTTTGCACGGTGTAGGTGTATCGTGTGTGAACGCACTTTCTACCCACCTGAAAGCAGAAGTGCACCGCGACGGAAAAATTTATGTACAGGAATACGCTATTGGGAAACCACAGGGCGATGTTCAGGTTATTGGTACAACCGACAAAACGGGTACTCAAGTTACATTCCAGCCTGATGCCAGTATCTTCCTTTCCACCGTATATAAATATGAAATTCTGGCGGCCCGTTTACGCGAGCTGGCTTTCCTCAACGCAGGAATCAAATTAAGAATTATCGATGAGCGTGTGACGGAAGAAGATGGTTCGTTCAAATCGGAAGATTATTTTTCGGAAGAAGGATTAAAAGAGTTTGTTGAATACCTTGATGGTACTCGTGAAAAACTAATTGACGATGTGGTTCACATTACCACCGAGAAAAATGGTATTCCGGTAGAAATCGCTTTGCAATACAACACTTCTTTTTCTGAGAATATTCACTCCTACGTGAATAACATTAACACCATTGAAGGAGGAACGCATTTAACCGGTTTCCGCAGAGGTTTAACCAGAACCTTAAAAAACTATGCTGACCAAAGCGGAATGCTCCAAAAACTGAAATTTGACATCAGTGGAGACGATTTCCGTGAAGGATTGACCGGTATTATTTCGGTTAAGGTTCAGGAACCACAGTTTGAAGGTCAGACGAAAACCAAATTAGGTAACTCTGAAGTTAGTTTATCAGTTGACCAGGCAACCAGCGAAGCCTTACAAAACTACCTGGAAGAAAATCCAAAAGCAGCCAAACAGATTGTCAGCAAAGTAATTCTTGCAGCTCAGGCTCGTCATGCGGCGCGTAAAGCACGTGAGATGGTGCAACGTAAAAACGCACTTTCGGGTGGAGGTTTGCCAGGAAAACTAAGCGACTGTTCGGAAAAAGATCCTGCTCAATGTGAGGTATTCCTTGTCGAGGGAGACTCGGCAGGTGGTACGGCAAAACAAGGCCGCGACCGCAGAACACAAGCTATTCTGCCATTGCGTGGTAAGATTTTGAACGTGGAAAAAGCCATGCAACACAAAATCTTCGAAAACGAGGAGATCAAAAATATATTTACAGCATTGGGTGTAACCATTGGTACTGATGAAGATTCCAAAGCACTCAATATGGAAAAATTAAGGTATCACAAGATTGTGATTATGACCGATGCCGACGTTGACGGTAGTCACATCGCAACACTGATCATGACTTTCTTTTTCCGTTATATGAACGACCTGATTAAAAAAGGTCACCTTTATATCGCAGCTCCTCCACTTTACCTCATAAAAAAAGGAAAGAAAGAAGCCTATGCATGGAATGAGAAACAACGCATGCAGTTGATTGAAGAGTGGGCCGACGGTAACGAAAGTGGTGTACACACCCAGCGTTACAAAGGTTTGGGAGAGATGAATGCCGAGCAACTTTGGTCAACTACCATGAATCCTGAGCAACGTACGCTGCAACAGGTAACCATTGAAAATGCTGCTGAAGCTGACCACATTTTCTCCATGCTTATGGGCGACGATGTACCGCCGCGACGTAAGTTTATCGAAGACCATGCTACCTACGCAAATATCGACGCGTAA
- a CDS encoding TIGR00730 family Rossman fold protein, producing the protein MNICVFCSSSNAINEKYFEAALQLGELIGKGGHGLINGGANVGLMEAATIAASKAGAKTVGIIPERMIGRSLASNNSHEVIITTDMMERKAQMRNMSDAFIALPGGFGTLEEILEVITLRQLSYHHKPIVFVNTNNFFDYLFKQFEVSYVELFAKDIYRQLYFVAETPEEAMKYIENYEEVELDSKWFKVPEK; encoded by the coding sequence ATGAACATCTGTGTTTTCTGCTCATCAAGCAATGCCATAAACGAAAAATACTTCGAGGCCGCACTACAACTGGGCGAGCTAATTGGTAAAGGCGGCCATGGTCTGATAAATGGTGGTGCCAATGTTGGACTTATGGAGGCGGCTACCATCGCTGCCAGCAAAGCAGGCGCAAAAACAGTGGGTATTATTCCCGAACGGATGATCGGCCGGTCGCTGGCCTCCAATAACTCGCACGAAGTAATAATTACCACCGATATGATGGAACGGAAAGCTCAAATGCGCAACATGTCGGATGCTTTTATTGCATTGCCCGGTGGTTTTGGTACGCTCGAAGAAATACTGGAGGTTATTACACTTCGTCAACTCTCCTATCACCACAAACCCATTGTATTTGTAAACACAAATAATTTTTTCGACTACCTCTTTAAACAATTTGAGGTTTCATATGTCGAACTATTTGCAAAAGATATTTACCGACAACTATATTTTGTGGCGGAAACGCCGGAAGAAGCGATGAAATACATCGAAAATTACGAGGAAGTAGAACTTGATTCCAAATGGTTTAAGGTTCCTGAAAAATAA
- a CDS encoding Do family serine endopeptidase, translating to MKRVGRISLTFLLVIAGAFVGVWAYSTFFDKPQVVTVKEEQAARFVDYPANSEQQLPDLTFAAEKSIHSVVHIATKSVRTGQWSSGNPFLDEFFGLQRQQPQVRQGFGSGVIMSEDGYIITNNHVIEDAQDIKVILNDKREFDARLVGTDPSTDIALLKVDAEDLPYLTYGNSDNLKLGEWVLAVGNPFNLTSTVTAGIISSQGRNLGINQDQYRIESFIQTDAAVNPGNSGGALVNQQGNLIGINTAIASQTGSYTGYSFAVPVSIVKKVVEDLKEFGEVQRALLGVNIGDVNAEIAEELNLDKVEGVYIGGVVENGAANEAGIKEEDVIISVDGVKVKTAAELQEKVSQYRPGDNVDIVVIRDNEKKQFTVTLRNKHGDTEIVRDNITVLGAEFEAVSNSVKEDLGINNGIMITNLSKGKLKDAGLEKGFIITSVNKKPIYEVSDFKREVGNARGGILVEGVYPNGESAYYVFGVER from the coding sequence ATGAAAAGAGTAGGAAGAATTTCGCTGACATTTTTACTTGTTATAGCAGGTGCATTTGTAGGAGTTTGGGCTTACAGCACTTTTTTCGACAAGCCACAAGTTGTAACAGTGAAAGAAGAGCAAGCAGCACGATTTGTTGATTACCCCGCAAACAGTGAACAACAGTTACCCGATTTAACTTTTGCCGCCGAAAAATCAATTCATTCGGTAGTGCATATTGCCACAAAATCAGTTCGAACCGGGCAATGGTCGAGCGGTAATCCGTTTTTAGATGAGTTTTTTGGACTACAAAGACAACAGCCACAAGTGAGACAAGGATTTGGATCCGGTGTAATTATGTCGGAAGACGGATACATAATTACCAATAACCACGTTATTGAAGATGCACAGGATATAAAAGTGATCTTGAATGATAAACGTGAATTTGACGCACGTTTGGTTGGAACCGATCCATCAACCGATATCGCCCTTTTAAAAGTTGACGCTGAAGATTTGCCTTATTTAACTTATGGTAATTCTGATAATCTGAAACTTGGCGAATGGGTATTGGCTGTAGGTAATCCGTTTAACCTTACATCTACAGTAACTGCAGGTATTATTAGCTCGCAGGGACGAAACCTGGGAATTAACCAGGACCAGTATCGTATCGAGTCGTTTATTCAAACCGATGCAGCAGTAAACCCCGGAAACAGCGGAGGTGCATTGGTCAATCAACAAGGTAACCTGATTGGAATAAACACCGCAATTGCATCACAAACAGGTTCGTATACCGGATATTCTTTTGCCGTGCCAGTTTCAATTGTAAAAAAAGTAGTTGAAGACCTAAAAGAGTTTGGAGAGGTTCAACGGGCATTGCTAGGCGTAAATATTGGCGATGTTAATGCAGAAATTGCTGAAGAACTGAACCTTGATAAGGTGGAAGGTGTTTATATAGGTGGAGTCGTTGAGAACGGAGCTGCCAACGAAGCCGGCATAAAAGAGGAGGATGTAATCATCAGCGTTGATGGAGTTAAAGTAAAAACAGCAGCCGAGCTACAGGAAAAAGTTAGTCAGTACCGTCCGGGCGACAATGTTGACATTGTTGTAATTAGAGACAATGAAAAGAAACAATTTACGGTTACCTTGCGTAACAAACATGGCGACACCGAAATAGTACGCGATAATATAACCGTGCTGGGTGCCGAGTTTGAAGCAGTAAGTAACAGTGTTAAAGAGGATTTGGGAATCAATAATGGCATCATGATTACCAATCTAAGTAAAGGAAAACTAAAAGATGCCGGTCTCGAAAAAGGGTTTATTATTACTTCGGTAAACAAAAAACCAATTTACGAGGTATCAGATTTTAAGAGAGAAGTTGGAAATGCGAGAGGAGGAATTCTGGTTGAAGGTGTTTATCCGAATGGAGAATCAGCATACTATGTTTTTGGCGTTGAACGTTAA
- a CDS encoding RNA polymerase sigma factor RpoD/SigA, which translates to MRQLKITKSITNRESASLDKYLQEIGKEELITVEEEVELAQRIKKGDQAALEKLTRANLRFVVSVAKQYQNQGLSLPDLINEGNLGLIKAAEKFDETRGFKFISYAVWWIRQSILQALAEQSRIVRLPLNQVGSLNKINKAYSKFEQEHERKPSPEELAETLELPADKVADTLRVSGRHVSVDAPFVDGEDNSLLDVLVNNDSPNADKSLINESLAREIFRALATLTERESDIIKLFFGIGCQEMTLEEIGERFGLTRERVRQIKEKAIRRLRHTSRSKLLKSYLG; encoded by the coding sequence ATGAGACAACTAAAGATCACAAAGTCGATCACTAACCGTGAAAGTGCCTCTTTAGATAAGTACTTGCAGGAAATTGGTAAGGAAGAGCTGATTACTGTAGAGGAAGAAGTGGAGTTAGCACAGCGGATCAAAAAGGGCGATCAGGCAGCTTTGGAAAAACTTACAAGAGCAAACCTTCGATTTGTAGTATCGGTGGCTAAGCAGTACCAAAATCAGGGACTAAGCTTACCCGACTTAATTAACGAAGGAAACCTTGGTTTGATTAAAGCAGCTGAGAAGTTCGATGAAACCCGCGGTTTTAAATTCATTTCTTACGCAGTATGGTGGATTCGCCAATCTATTCTTCAAGCGCTCGCTGAGCAGTCGCGTATAGTTCGTTTGCCTCTGAACCAGGTAGGTTCACTGAATAAGATCAATAAGGCTTATTCAAAATTTGAGCAAGAACACGAACGTAAACCGTCGCCTGAAGAGTTAGCTGAAACTTTAGAGCTGCCTGCTGATAAGGTTGCTGATACTTTAAGAGTATCGGGAAGACATGTATCGGTTGATGCACCATTTGTTGATGGTGAAGATAACAGTCTTCTTGACGTATTGGTGAACAATGATTCGCCAAATGCCGACAAGAGCCTTATCAACGAATCTTTGGCAAGAGAAATTTTTCGCGCTTTAGCAACGTTGACTGAGCGAGAAAGTGACATCATTAAACTGTTTTTTGGCATAGGGTGCCAGGAAATGACATTGGAGGAAATCGGTGAACGATTTGGATTAACCCGCGAAAGGGTAAGGCAGATAAAAGAAAAAGCTATAAGACGATTAAGACATACATCGCGTAGCAAATTATTAAAATCATATCTGGGCTAA
- a CDS encoding cation:proton antiporter: MSAYLFLIGLCVIIIFSFFTNMFSRKTNVPSVLILILLGVGVQELMTYFEMEPDYFWALEVLGIVGLIMIVLEAALDLELKKENWPIIWKSFTIASLSLGLTAVSIAFIIQFFIPEIYFLPALVYALPLSIMSSAIIIPSVANLTKYKREFLIYESTFSDILGIMVFYMIVENLNVEGMRQLSFAIGSNIVLTLVISVVLCYGLLYIIQNIKGDAKFFLFLAVLVLLYAVGKMFHLSSLIIILMFGLLLRNYKVLLFGRLREWLNDSRIDGVFDQFKMITKETAFLVRTFFFVVFGMTLPLASLFSWKVWLISIIFLSVTYILRFGLFYVVERKDTLPQTFIAPKGLITVLLFFAIPESLRAEKFEGAVLFVVIIATSLIMAWALIATKSTNTKNGGDEESLEADEGKNSDFIELPID; the protein is encoded by the coding sequence ATGAGTGCATACCTCTTTTTGATTGGCCTTTGTGTCATCATAATATTTTCCTTTTTCACAAATATGTTTTCGCGGAAAACCAACGTGCCTAGTGTATTGATCTTAATATTGCTGGGTGTTGGAGTACAGGAATTGATGACCTACTTTGAAATGGAGCCCGATTATTTCTGGGCACTCGAAGTATTAGGAATTGTTGGGTTGATAATGATCGTGCTGGAAGCCGCTCTCGATCTTGAATTGAAGAAGGAGAACTGGCCAATCATATGGAAATCGTTTACCATTGCTTCTTTATCGTTGGGATTAACAGCTGTTTCAATCGCATTTATTATTCAGTTTTTTATTCCTGAAATCTATTTCTTGCCGGCGCTGGTATACGCGCTGCCACTCTCCATAATGAGTAGTGCTATCATTATCCCAAGTGTTGCCAATCTTACAAAATACAAACGCGAGTTTTTAATTTACGAAAGTACTTTCTCTGATATCCTGGGCATTATGGTGTTTTACATGATTGTTGAAAACCTTAATGTTGAAGGAATGCGCCAGCTGAGTTTTGCCATTGGTAGTAATATTGTACTTACGCTGGTAATTTCGGTGGTGCTGTGTTATGGTTTGCTTTATATTATCCAGAATATTAAAGGCGATGCAAAGTTTTTCCTGTTTTTAGCGGTACTGGTTTTACTGTATGCCGTTGGGAAAATGTTCCATCTTTCGTCATTAATTATAATTCTAATGTTTGGCCTGCTACTGCGAAATTATAAAGTTTTGCTTTTCGGAAGGCTTCGGGAATGGTTAAACGATTCACGAATTGATGGTGTTTTCGATCAGTTTAAAATGATTACAAAAGAAACAGCCTTTTTGGTACGCACCTTTTTCTTTGTAGTTTTCGGAATGACTTTGCCACTGGCATCGTTATTTAGCTGGAAAGTGTGGCTGATCAGCATTATCTTCCTGTCAGTAACTTACATATTACGATTTGGATTATTCTATGTAGTCGAAAGAAAAGATACACTTCCGCAAACCTTTATTGCACCAAAAGGATTAATTACAGTGCTATTGTTTTTTGCTATTCCCGAATCGTTAAGGGCCGAAAAATTTGAAGGAGCTGTATTATTTGTTGTAATTATCGCAACCAGTTTAATTATGGCGTGGGCTTTAATTGCAACAAAAAGTACGAATACAAAAAACGGGGGAGATGAAGAGAGTTTGGAAGCTGATGAGGGGAAAAACTCTGATTTTATTGAGCTGCCGATTGACTAA
- the fucP gene encoding L-fucose:H+ symporter permease — protein sequence MNKTKPIVVDKKILVPFILITSLFALWGFANDLTNPMVAAFQTVMEISNAKAAMVQFAFYGGYATMAIPAALIIKRYSYKTGIIIGLALYAVGALLFFPAAQYEIFGFFLMSLYILTFGLAFLETTANPYILSMGDPATATRRLNLAQSFNPMGSILGMFVASKLILSSLESDKRDAAGNLIFDTLNAAEKAAIRTNDLSVIRNPYVILGFVVIVMLIVIVVSKMPKRESADHEIHPWHSAKRLFQNKIYREGVIAQVFYVGAQIMCWTFIIQYADNLGIPKAQAQNFNIVAMAIFITSRFISTFLMKYLNARYMLLLFAIGGMCTTAGVVLIQGMMGLYLLVATSAFMSLMFPTIYGIALEDVGDDATLGAAGLVMAIVGGALMPPLQGLIIDQGTIGPLAAVNFSFILPFICFVVIAIYGKRTYNAFKKVH from the coding sequence ATGAATAAAACAAAACCAATTGTTGTGGACAAGAAAATTCTTGTTCCATTTATACTTATAACCAGTTTATTTGCACTTTGGGGATTTGCCAATGATTTGACCAACCCGATGGTGGCCGCGTTTCAAACGGTAATGGAAATATCAAACGCAAAAGCCGCTATGGTGCAGTTTGCATTTTATGGCGGATATGCTACTATGGCTATTCCGGCGGCGTTAATTATAAAACGATATTCGTACAAAACCGGAATTATTATTGGCCTGGCTTTATATGCCGTTGGTGCCTTGTTGTTCTTTCCGGCTGCGCAATACGAAATTTTTGGTTTCTTCCTGATGTCGCTGTACATCCTTACTTTCGGTTTGGCTTTCCTGGAAACCACAGCCAATCCGTATATTTTATCGATGGGAGATCCGGCTACCGCAACGCGTCGCTTAAACCTGGCACAGTCGTTTAATCCAATGGGATCGATTTTGGGAATGTTTGTGGCTTCAAAACTAATTCTGTCGTCGTTAGAATCGGATAAGCGGGATGCTGCCGGAAACCTGATTTTCGATACTTTAAACGCAGCAGAAAAAGCAGCTATTCGTACAAACGACCTGTCTGTAATACGCAATCCGTATGTAATTCTGGGTTTTGTTGTAATTGTAATGCTAATCGTTATTGTTGTTTCAAAAATGCCAAAGCGCGAAAGCGCCGATCATGAAATTCATCCGTGGCACTCGGCAAAACGGTTATTCCAGAATAAAATATACAGGGAAGGCGTAATTGCACAGGTGTTCTATGTAGGGGCACAAATCATGTGCTGGACTTTTATTATTCAATATGCCGATAATCTGGGTATTCCAAAAGCTCAGGCCCAGAATTTCAATATTGTTGCCATGGCGATTTTTATTACCAGCCGATTTATAAGTACTTTTTTAATGAAGTACCTGAACGCCCGTTATATGTTATTGCTTTTTGCCATTGGCGGAATGTGTACAACGGCTGGAGTAGTGTTAATTCAGGGAATGATGGGCTTGTATTTGTTGGTGGCCACCTCGGCCTTTATGTCGCTAATGTTTCCAACCATTTACGGAATTGCGCTGGAAGATGTTGGCGACGATGCAACGCTTGGAGCCGCAGGTTTGGTAATGGCAATTGTTGGCGGAGCATTAATGCCGCCACTGCAGGGTTTAATTATCGACCAGGGGACTATCGGACCGCTTGCGGCAGTCAACTTTTCGTTTATTTTGCCATTTATCTGCTTTGTTGTAATTGCAATTTATGGCAAAAGAACATATAACGCATTTAAAAAGGTTCATTAA